The Acropora muricata isolate sample 2 unplaced genomic scaffold, ASM3666990v1 scaffold_717, whole genome shotgun sequence sequence ACTTCTCGACATCTTCACCAATGTGATATCGATCACAAGAAATTAGCAATTCACAAACATCTTTTGGAGGCCCATGGGAGCTTATGCCATCTTAATTATGAAAATCAACTTCAGATCCTACGCAAACGTGTGCAAACATGGAATGCCTTGTGAACTAGATCAAAGAACGCAATCAAAACCTCAACACAAAGCCCGATTACAACCTTGCAAAACTCCTTGTTTTAGAGTATTATGAACACCTTAATTTGCGCCTCCATTTTATCAATTATTCTTCTCAGCAGTATTAAACATTTCTGGCAGCCATAATTCATTGACTTGGGAATAACATTAGTTCAACCTCGCGCCGTCGTTAATTTTTTGGGGTTTAAACCCTTTCTTAGTGTctgtgtgtttgtgtgtgtttttttttttttatctttagtATTCGATCGCAGTATTTGGTTGTgaaatttgtgaataataataacaattacatTATTTAACTCTCGGTGGAAAGAGCGGAGCACATTTGCACCACTGATTGAAGACACAAAGAATTAAACTAAATCACAAGAAATCAAAAAATTTTGGTGGAAGGGTACGACTGGAGAGAACCTGGGGAGAATCCTCTCCCAGCAGAGAAGAAAACCAACATTCTCAATCCTCATAATAAAGCCGAGGTCGCAATTGATGAGATGCGTGTCTTCTTAAGAAGCTTATCACTACACAGAACCTGCTTCTAAGTGCGTGTAAAACATAACTTTGTAATACTGTGCGTTGACCAAAGTAACAAACGTTTTCTCGTAACCATTGCAAAAAACACAATGGATTATGTTAATGTATTTCACTTTCTTAGCTAATTTCATccacaaaaatccaaaacaaacGTTCATAAGTGGAAAGCCAGGCATTATACAATGTAGTGCCATGGGAAATCCTGCTCCTCAGTTTGAATGGAGAAGGAAGGACAAACTAATTATCCCGGGCGAGAGATTCATTCAGATGACCAATGGGAGCCTGAAGGtcaagaaaatccagagaaATGATACTGGAAGTTACACATGTACGATGAAGCAGTCCAGAGGAACTGAATCAACCAGTGAAAAAAGCCAAAACATCAACGTTAGAGTCATAGGTAAGATGAGTCTAAAAAAAATCTTTACTTAGACGTGTTAAATAATTAATGACAAGTTAAAATATAGCCAGTATGTGACTGCTTGTGTAGTTTTGATTACAGTATAAAATTCTAATATCATGATCAAGAAATGTTCAGTTAACTTTATTTATGACATTAGAAAGTTCCAGGCTTCTCTTCGCAATTGCTGAAACTGCATTAATGTGAAGATCAAAGCTTGACCAAGGTGAATCTGTTATTCAGTTAACAGATGCTTGTGTGAAATTTTAAGGTCATAAGATGCATTGGACCGGTgatttttgattaatttctttcttttcttcttgctttttctttcttttgctgcATGAAGTTCCACCAGAAGTGACTCTCTCAGGACCACACAGCCCTGTCACCGAAGGAGACAACGTTACTTTAACTTGCAACATTACTGATGGTGTCCCAAAGCCTCAGCTAATCCGCTGGTTGAAGTACGAAAGACCTGTAGATGTGAAAGACACAAGCATGGCCCTAAGGAGTATAAAAGAAGAAGATGAAGGAAATTATATCTGTGAAACAAGAAATGAAGGAGGCTCTGTAAATGGAAGCATCAATATAATCGTTGATAGTAAGACGAATTGAAGTTTTGTTAATATGCATGAATACTTTTATACTATTGGGATAAGAAAGAACAGTAAATTGACCCCACAGTGACATAAATCTATCTAAACACTTTTTTTCAACGAAGAATGCAGGAAACCAAGTTCAGCATTTCATTAAACGCCAAAGCATCGTTTATGCAGGAAATCAAGTGAGCTCTTCTTAAACTTTCTTGACCTAAACACCATCATTATATTTAATCATTCAGTTAAAACTAGTTCGTTTTTTGAAGACTGATGtgcattttttgaaactccATGACCGGTCCCATTTTGCACAGACCTACCAGCAACCAGGGGTGCATTTTTTTGACGACTTACTAAAATTAGTATCGAGGAAAATGTTATGAAGGCAATTTCTGACCAAAAGCAACAAACTCCTATGACAGTAATGAGTaattgcatatttaataagtcTCTCCAGGCCATAATAAAAGGCCACAAACCCTAAACGCTCTTTTACACTTAATTCTTAATGTACGAGTTGTAACAAATCGAGTTGGTAATCAAGCACACAAATTAAACTAAAGAAAATGCTCATCTTTACTTCGAAGACTTTGCCtgtcaaaacttgcaaaaaccgGAACGCATGGCCATAGAATTCCCATGAGGCAGGGCGGACAGTCCTATTGACTTCCGGTATCAACACATAACAATCACGTTTTGGTCGTCATTGTATGTATACTGTGTGGGGGAATACCTCCTTTCCTGGTTCCTGATCTAAAGGACTATATCTTTCTcgtaatatatatttttgattTTATTGAATTGCACTTTCAATACCTATCACACTCCTTCGTTCATCGTTCACTCTGGCCCAAAAGTCTTTACATCAATAGCTTTGTGCAACATCGAAATACAATAACCCTGCGGCTACCCTTAACTTATCAACGTCATGACACAGCCAGTTAAGGTTATACTTATCCTTTGCTTACTTTGCATGTGTTCGTTATAAATCATTCACTAAATAAATGTTAAACTTTCCCGTATGTTCCGTTACAATTTGACTGTTATTAGTCATATTGTATCGTGTTATGTTTAATTAATAGTGTAGCCATATAGCGAAAGTCTGATTGTCAGTCGGACTTTttagtttaaaataaaatgtttgcaAATTACCACACAGCGAAGTAAGATTTCAAGGATTATTGCCATACTCATCATCATTGAAATGACTATGCTTTGATAAGAGAGGACACAAGAATACGAAGAGAACTATACCCTCAGAGTTAAGTTCATTGTTGAATAAAATGCTGTGTGATTAATAAGCAAAcatatctttgtttttctttaagtcCCACCTAAAGTAAATCCTGCTCTCAAGGATGGATCGGTGTCAGTGTACTTGAACTCTTTATCGAACGTAACATGTACTGAAAGTGGTGATCCTGAGCCAAACGTGACCTGGACTAAGAATGGAACCTATTTTGTCAATAACAACACTTTCACCATCAACAATGTTACTCTCAAAGATGCTGGCCGATATGGATGCACTGCTAAAAACAGGGCAGGAAACATCACAGCAACCCTTTGGCTTGACGTCATAGGTAAAGAGAATAGCCTAGGTTTTCAGGGTACCCATACAGAAACTCATATAATCTTCGTTTTACTGACACTGTCCTATCACATTAAATCTATATCGCTCAAAATCGAgctttttctccaaaataataatGCCATGAATTCATGAACAAGAACATAATTATCACTTTTAATTTCTAATTAAACGTTATTGTCTTACAAATGAAGAAACTATTGTTCTCATATGTAGCTACACCAAAGTCGATAGCTACAGTAGCTACAGTAAAATCAATGGAAGTGTCCAGTTAGAGAGCAATTAACCGACTGAGTTCATGGAAGGTAGACTAAATCGTTATCTATGCTGAGCTGGTGCTTGGGAGCACTAGTCACTTCCGTGGTATATTGTTGAGATCACTAAATAACTGTGTTGAGTAACATCTTAGCTATGAAACTGGGATGGTTGTTGTTTACTGTACTCTGATCTCCTAGTCTGAGTTTACAATGTTCAGATAGTTTCCCCGGTGACCCAGCCTTGGAGCTACAAATTTCGATCGTACTTTCTTTTACACCAATTTGCCGTTTTCTTGTGGCTgaatttgaacattttttttcacaaacgTTTCGCTTTTAATCTCTCGtatatgtttatttttgaattaGCTTTTCCTGTGGTTGATGTCTATCCAAGAAACCAGACTGTTCTCGAGGGAACACCAACTGTAATAAACTGCACTGCCACAGGTATCCCCCGCCCAGCATTATCGTGGACATTTAACAACGGAAAGCCTCCCCCAGTTGCTGAAATCAGGAATTTTTCAGAACAATCTGTTCTCCAATTGTCAGAGACTTCAAAACGCATGGAGGGACAGTACACGTGTAAGGCAAAGAACAAAGCTGGTGACGCACGTTCAAACTCTACTCTTCACGTCTTAGGTGTGTTTTGATTTCATTATTAAGTGATCAGCCATCGTTTTACGAGTCCTtggatatgaaatatttatcaTCTGCActtagctaaaaaaaaaagaaaaacaaaaacaaaattcacatCAGCAATCAAGTTCAAAATCTAAACTGTGATATCAATTCACATTACAAAGCAAGTGAACATCTCCGGGTTGCTTAGTGGCTCAGTCAAGGCAGAGCTGGTTACGAATGCAATCGCAGGGTCTTTGTCTTGGGTGAATTCTTACATCAAGCTTCTTTTCAGCTTTGAAAGTTCCTAAATAATTGGTAACAGTGACATACAATCTTGCATTCTTTAATCACTGTTTCTGATTACTTAAAagccgtgaaaaaaaaaatcaagtacCAAAGCAACAGCAAATCACTAAAtacaaatgaaactgaaatgtCCAACAACGAGCTTACAACTGTAATATCTTTAACGGCTGCATTTTATATTCAGAAAAACCAACTGTTACGATGTCTTCAAAACCACACCACTCACTAAGGGAAGGTGAACGACTTACACTGACTTGCCAAGCCAATGAAGCTACTAAGGAGATACGATGGACAAAAGATGATGTTTCTGTGAACAAAAGGGCAAACATTTACACAGATGGGGAGAACAGCACTCTTGTTATTGAAaaagttctgacttctgacagtGGTAAATACTCTTGCGAGGCAATCAACAAGGCAGGCTATGCATCGTCTTCTGTTGATATCACAGTCACAGGTAATAAGGATAGTTAATATAAGATTTAGTTCCGATTCTACAAGTTTGAAATAGTTAATTCTCAGATCGATCTTGATTCACTAGGCAGTCCTAAGAATTTTCAAGACTAGAATTTTCTAGTAACTGGAATTATGCCCGAGAAAAAGAACACCCATGCTAGCTAGTGTTTTGAACCATTTGAAGGATTTTTTCGAATTGATTAAGAACGTTGATCAACCAAGCATAAGAAAATCGTTTCCTCTAATAGGACACAAAAATCGAGTTACCTTGAATTAGCTAACTTATTGACTGATCCaatgaaaaaacaattatcaAAAGCTTATTTTGTCATTTAACACTTCATCGCAAGTACACTGTTAATTCACATAGTTTCTGTATTTGGTATAAATCCTGTTATCAAGGAGGATGatcaagtgaaaataaataggCAGAGAAGGGACATGATCACATAACAAAAAAGGATGCAACATGTAACGTTGAGTAACCCCAAAGGTCTTGTGCGCAATAAAAGCTCAACAGAgaacgatttttttttgcttcggGTCCTTCGTTTGTAGTTAAACCATAGTAACTAAGTACCTtgttgtgttcttttttttttctccagataAGATAACTGTACAATGGTACTTCATTGTTGGCCCGTTCCTTGCTATAATAGTATTAGCATCAATTGTATTGTACCTTTGTAAACGACGATTGGCTGGTACGTATATACAAGCTCCAGTAAATGGATTTGCAGTCTTAACGTTCTATATTGTAACAATCAGAACAACTTTATTTTCCCTACAAGTAGCCATTTTGAATGATAAAATCAGATTATTGGTTCTAGACAGCACAGCATATTTTGCATACTTTCTTGGCCGATATCATCACAATAAAATATAGGATCAATAAAGATGAATCGCTGGTGCAGCATGAAGATGAAAGAGCATAAATAGATATACAGTAATTTGATGTAATTTTAAAATTGGTGTAATTGGTATAGATATGATGATTGGGTTGTCAATGAAGTAACGCGATTTTGAATCCTGAGATTAAGATTTGACCTTTttccaatgaaaaatgaaaagatcacCTATTTATGATGGTTAAGAACAGTTCGTTTTTGAAGTAATGCAGTGCAATTAGAAGTACCTTTCCATTCTGTTATGCCAGTATTAGGTGCCAGTTATTCAAAGGTTGCATACTTGGATGACACTAACCAACCTTTCAATAACTGGGGCAGCTGTTATCAAATATCTGGGCAAGTACTCACATTAATACCTTCCTCAATAATTTTGTACCTAGGATGCAAACATAGTCGGTAGTTGTATTATTCGTTCTGTCATCAGATGCCTTGACATTCAACCA is a genomic window containing:
- the LOC136906911 gene encoding hemicentin-2-like, which codes for MPFFTVAVRLAGVKDINYAGRVEVFYGGKWGKICRNEWNINNVKVVCKQLGFKSAVAEFIGVDTKDENVSIAMSNVACTGQESVLASCKRLDQKHKCVDNIGAQALCEPKNRTVLEKKHHVCDLGSTETVKCSKVETKLGQNISWYNSSTGVKIKSGDRIELNGLSMKINNVQLDDAGTYECRGVSSTGFLTIYVNANFIHKNPKQTFISGKPGIIQCSAMGNPAPQFEWRRKDKLIIPGERFIQMTNGSLKVKKIQRNDTGSYTCTMKQSRGTESTSEKSQNINVRVIVPPEVTLSGPHSPVTEGDNVTLTCNITDGVPKPQLIRWLKYERPVDVKDTSMALRSIKEEDEGNYICETRNEGGSVNGSINIIVDIPPKVNPALKDGSVSVYLNSLSNVTCTESGDPEPNVTWTKNGTYFVNNNTFTINNVTLKDAGRYGCTAKNRAGNITATLWLDVIAFPVVDVYPRNQTVLEGTPTVINCTATGIPRPALSWTFNNGKPPPVAEIRNFSEQSVLQLSETSKRMEGQYTCKAKNKAGDARSNSTLHVLEKPTVTMSSKPHHSLREGERLTLTCQANEATKEIRWTKDDVSVNKRANIYTDGENSTLVIEKVLTSDSGKYSCEAINKAGYASSSVDITVTDKITVQWYFIVGPFLAIIVLASIVLYLCKRRLADALTFNHVIKTSISMNVPYNYERES